AAATCATTTATTGAAAAACCAGAAATATCTCAACTGCACACATTTACTCTCTCCTATTAAATGATCCACTCAGTCAATTTTTCCAAAGTTCAGTTTCACTTCCGTTTCCAAACATGtgtcttcttcatcttcttgttTTCTATTTCATTCTGGTAATTACAGCCTCATCCGCAGTTGCCGGAGCAAATTGCAACCGGGTTTGTAAAGGAAGTGTTGTTCGTTACCCGTTTGGATTCTCGGACGATTGTAAAATTCGTCTTAATTGTTCAAACACCGGTGAAGTTCATATCAAAGGACACCGGGTTGTTAATTTAACTAGAGATCATATACTgctcaacttttcaccaaactgCAGCCGCCCGGTTAATAATATTAATGTATTCACTACCAAAAACTACGCTCTCACTAGACGTAATGGGTTGCTGTTGGATAACTGTAGCCACACATTGAACGAATGTGTGGTCTCAACGGGTTTAATCCAGGGTCACTTCAACTCACCAATATGCAGTAACCCAGCTAACAGAAGCTTAAGTTGTTACTCAGACGATTATAACATTAACAATGGAGTGGAGTTTATGAATTTGACTCGATTGGAGAAGGCGGGATGTAGGGGTCTGTACTCGTCTATTGTTGTCGATTTGGACCCGAACGTTAGACAGAGGTCATCGGTGTCGATGGGGTTTGAGTCGGTTGAATTGGGATGGTGGATCCAAGGGAACTGCAGTTGTCATCGAAAGGCGGTTTGTGCGAATGTGTCGTCGATTGATAATAAAAGGATCGGGTATCGATGCCATTGTTTTGATGGATATGATGGAGATGGATTTGTTCATGGTGATGGGTGCAGGAGAGGTAAGTGTATTAGtgatttaattttattttatttgcagTTGATTAATTAAGAATACTTAGTTGTGATATTTGAGTTACGGTTAAGACAATGTACTCTGGACAGATCTTGGCTAGGGCCGCCGTTTAGGCGGTGTGACACTGGTTCACTCAAAAAGAAAGtcaccgttaaaaaaaaaagagtttatATTTAGTTAAAGAGAGAAAATAAGAAGATGAGTTGCCATTTTTGAATCATAGGGATTGATTATGGAGTAGACTATAAGGAAGTTAGATTATTTATTTTTTGGTTGTGGTGATTGATCTAATTGCTTTGACTTGGCAATGCCCAAATATGTGGATCTAGATAGATAGTTTTTATTAAATATCTATCTTCTTTAAGGATCATGCAATATCATCCACATACTTGTATTTATTGAATACCCCTCCACTCCCCCACCACAATAACACACACTAAAGAAATTATAGAGTACTAGATGATGAGTCTTTACTTTCGGGTAGAGGTTTTAGGTTCGAATCTAGGTTCTACTTGTTTTCTGTCTTTACCTGATTCATTGGTTAGCAGGGTGTTGGTGGGATCTTTTTACGGGTAATGGACTGATGATTACGCACGTTCACTATTAAAAACATGTTAGGGAATAGAACGCTAAAAGGAATAAGTCCATATCAAGGTTCAACCAAAAGCCATTAACTTTGAATCTTTATAATCAAAGTGGGTTATCATTTCATTTTCGGGATGACTTTTCGTCTCCGTAGGTTTTAGGGATGTTGAATAAAATTGCTTTGGAATTTTATATTTGAATATTCGGTTATTAAGGTCGTTGTGCAGTGAAAAAGGGTAAGCTGCCtgtgattgattttgaaaatttctTGAATTTGACTTTAGATGCAATAATTGTATTGTATGTTGAAAAATATAGATAAGATCATAGAGAAAGATGCTTTCTTGAAAGATCTGTATTTTGAATGTTGTATTTAGTCAAACATACAATGAATCAGTTCTGGATGAAGATCATCCACCACTATTGACTCTTCAAATCTTATAATATTTTTAGGTTTTCTTGATTTGAGCAAGGGCCTACAGCCCTACAATGTGATATAAGGGGCGGCAATTTCGACACAAAATTAATCAGGTTTTTGGGTTGTCATATCTAGCCCGTTTAATAAACAAGCTGTGTTCGGGTTGACCTGTTTAATTACACGGGTAGACCCGCtaacctgttttgacccgtttaacccattttttACAACCCACCAACTTAACATATTTACAACTTGATTACTACCCGTCAACCTGTTGGACACGCTTAGATAAATGAGTTAAACGGGTTGTGTTCAGGTTACATGATTTTAAGTGTGTGGATTTGGGTTGATATTTTTACACGAATGTCGTGTTCGGATTGTAGTATTGTACAACTCAAACCGCCAACCTGAAACTCGTCAAACCAACATGATATTCAGTCAATCAGTCTCGTTTACTTGATGCATGAAATTAAAAAAACTGAACAATTGAGGTAATTGATTCAAAAGTAATTTATCTGCATTGATTTGCAACAGTGTCAAAGTGCAATGCTTCGAAATACATGTCTGGTGAATGTGGTGGAACGACAAGAGTAGCCGTTCTAATTGGAGGTAAGAAATTCAAATTCTGGTCACTTTTTGGCCATTTTATGTAGTTAAACACCAATATTTTTTTCTGTATATTTCTTAGGGATTATTGTTGGAGCTTCTTTAGTGTCTACAATCGTGCTTATCTGTTCCTGCATCCGAAACCGAATAAATTTAAGAAAACACAAGAGTGCAAAACGGCTGCTTTCAGAGGCTACAGGGAGCTTAAATGTACCATTCTACCCCTACAAAGAAATCTCACGGGCTACAGACGGTTTCTCTGAGAAACAAATGTTGGGTGTAGGAGCTTACGCAACGGTTTACGCTGGAAAACTCAGTAATCATGAATGGGTTGCCATTAAAAAGATTAGACATAAAGAAACACATGGAATTAATCAAATAATGAATGAAATCAAGCTTCTGTCGTCTGTAAGCCACCCGAATCTCGTACGCCTTTTAGGATTTTGTATCGAAGAAGGTGAACAAATCCTCGTGTACGAATTCATGCCAAACGGTACCCTATCTCAGCATCTACAAAGAGAAAGAGGAAACGGTCTTTCATGGATAATGCGGCTAACCATTGCAACTGAAACCGCACAAGCAATTGCTTATCTTCATTCCGCTATGAACCCGCCTATTTATCATAGAGACATAAAATCCAGCAACATACTTTTGGATTATAGTTATAGTTCAAAAGTTGCGGATTTTGGTCTATCTAGGCTCGGGATGCTTGATGAGTCGCACATCTCGACTGCACCTCAAGGGACACCTGGCTATGTGGACCCACAATACCATCAAAACTACCACCTTTCTGATAAAAGTGATGTTTATAGCTTCGGCGTTGTTCTCGTAGAGATAATCACGGCTTTAAAAGTGGTTGACTTGTCAAGGCGTAATAGTGAAGTCAACTTGGCGGCTCTTGCGGTTGACAAGATTGGGAAAGGTCGTGTGGAAGAAATAATAGATCCGTTTTTGGAACCAAACAGGGACGCGTGGACAACTTCCTCGATCCACAAAGTAGCTGAGCTGGCGTTTCGGTGCTTAGCGTTTCACGGGGAAGTGAGACCTTCAATGACCGAAGTTGCCGATGAGTTGGAACAGATTAGACTCAGTGGGTGGGCCTCAACCGACAGTTATATAACCAAAGATAAAGATAATTCGCCTGTGACGGTGCAGGAGGGGTGGGCAAGTGAGCAGAGCTCACCGTCAACCAGTAGTTTGTTAAGCAACGTCGTCCAGTGAACCCTGAATTACGTTTCTCGTTTATAGCATGAGTTCACATGAAGCATCGTGTAAATATTAATATTATGCATATGATCTCTTGTTGGTTTCGTTCAATTATTTGTGTAACTAGGTAATCAATTTTGGCTTCCAAGTATCTGGCGTTTTTATTGGTTAAACCGAAGAATATTTATATAAACAGCAGACTTATATATACAAGTACAACAACAATGCCCGAGGAAAATAGTCATTTTCAACAACAGGTTCCCACACATGTTGCGATTTACCGATGATAACGAAGTTTTGGTGAGCTATAAATAAAGAATAATCGCGTGCGGAATATAGAAACAAGTACAATGTGTTACAGGGTGGTGTGCTAGAGCTGCGGGAAGTTCGGGTGGGGAGGTTGTGGCGAGCATGTGAAGTTGGTGTATGGGGGTATAGAAAAGGGTAAGCATTGTATGTGTCGGTCGTGGCCTGGGGTTGTAGTTTCTTCATCTGAGACGGCTTTGGCTACTGCATCTGTTGTGGCAGCTACTGCTACATCTACTGCAGGTAATCATCGTTCTTTTAAAAGAAGTAAAGAACACCACTGGTCAAGTGTCGTTCGTGAATGGTTTCTAAATTTTAAGTTTTGAACTTTTGATGATCATAACATAAGTTTTATACTTGTATATTGGCAGGATAGATTGATGGTTATGAAAAGTGGATAAAAAGGAATTGTAACGTTGGAAGAGGACGTGTTTCGTGTCGTTGGTTTATCATTTTTGTTTTGTGAAATGTAAAATAACATTTAATCAAATAAAACTTTCGGTATGAATATGTAACCGGAGATGTGTAATATATGCTAATATTGTTTCGCTTATGACGTTTTAAACGTAATTTAAGCTTGATACAAGACGCGTTTTAATAAGATTTAAGTGGGATAAGCTATTATAATTTCGCTCGTGATGTGAAACATAGCAATCAGCACATCTGAACAAAACATAGCAATAAGCTAGAACTCTGCACTAGAGTTCCAGAAAAACAAACTGATGACCCGTTTGACCTACACTCTTGACGAAATCGAGGGCCAGTTTGAAGTATCTCAAGATGGCACCATCAAGTTCGATGAAAAAGACGGGATCGATTACGCTGCAGTGACTTCGCTTCCTGGTGGTGAGCGTGTGTCATTTCTGGTTACGATCAAAGAACTTGTAGCATCGGGTAAACCCGAGAACTTTTAGG
Above is a window of Helianthus annuus cultivar XRQ/B chromosome 14, HanXRQr2.0-SUNRISE, whole genome shotgun sequence DNA encoding:
- the LOC110903840 gene encoding wall-associated receptor kinase-like 14 encodes the protein MCLLHLLVFYFILVITASSAVAGANCNRVCKGSVVRYPFGFSDDCKIRLNCSNTGEVHIKGHRVVNLTRDHILLNFSPNCSRPVNNINVFTTKNYALTRRNGLLLDNCSHTLNECVVSTGLIQGHFNSPICSNPANRSLSCYSDDYNINNGVEFMNLTRLEKAGCRGLYSSIVVDLDPNVRQRSSVSMGFESVELGWWIQGNCSCHRKAVCANVSSIDNKRIGYRCHCFDGYDGDGFVHGDGCRRVSKCNASKYMSGECGGTTRVAVLIGGIIVGASLVSTIVLICSCIRNRINLRKHKSAKRLLSEATGSLNVPFYPYKEISRATDGFSEKQMLGVGAYATVYAGKLSNHEWVAIKKIRHKETHGINQIMNEIKLLSSVSHPNLVRLLGFCIEEGEQILVYEFMPNGTLSQHLQRERGNGLSWIMRLTIATETAQAIAYLHSAMNPPIYHRDIKSSNILLDYSYSSKVADFGLSRLGMLDESHISTAPQGTPGYVDPQYHQNYHLSDKSDVYSFGVVLVEIITALKVVDLSRRNSEVNLAALAVDKIGKGRVEEIIDPFLEPNRDAWTTSSIHKVAELAFRCLAFHGEVRPSMTEVADELEQIRLSGWASTDSYITKDKDNSPVTVQEGWASEQSSPSTSSLLSNVVQ